The following are from one region of the Streptomyces rubrogriseus genome:
- a CDS encoding helix-turn-helix domain-containing protein, with protein sequence MSSELGDFLKARRRELSPPTAGLPDDGRRRVPGLRREEVAVLASISPGHYTRLEQGRRRASEPVLDALARALRLSADERAYLFDLSGKDAGRPPRRPGQQVRPQLRRLLDDLTHTPALVLGRRTDILAWNPPAAALFTDFALLPRDERNFVRLVFRDPAVRALYTDWPYMARACVAQLRMEAAQDPHDPRLSALVAELSAQDPDFRTWWQDHRVAVRSAGTKDLRHPVVGELTLDWSALTDTADPDQQLIALTAAPGTPSHDGLRALRDLGAVTSGPTGPGVPGGGGEIAGVSAR encoded by the coding sequence ATGAGCAGCGAACTGGGTGACTTCCTCAAGGCACGGCGCAGGGAGCTGAGCCCCCCGACGGCCGGGCTCCCCGACGACGGGCGCCGACGGGTCCCGGGCCTGCGCCGGGAGGAGGTCGCCGTGCTCGCGTCGATCAGCCCCGGTCACTACACCCGTCTGGAACAGGGACGGCGCCGGGCCTCCGAACCGGTGCTGGACGCGCTTGCCCGCGCGCTGCGGCTCAGCGCGGACGAGCGTGCCTACCTCTTCGACCTCTCGGGCAAGGACGCCGGCCGACCGCCGCGGCGGCCCGGACAGCAGGTCCGTCCCCAGTTGCGGCGTCTGCTCGACGATCTCACCCACACTCCGGCCCTCGTCCTCGGCCGGCGCACCGACATCCTGGCGTGGAATCCACCGGCCGCCGCGCTGTTCACCGACTTCGCGCTGCTGCCGCGGGACGAACGCAACTTCGTCCGTCTGGTCTTCCGCGACCCGGCGGTGCGGGCCCTGTACACGGACTGGCCCTACATGGCGCGGGCCTGCGTGGCGCAGCTGCGCATGGAGGCGGCCCAGGATCCGCACGATCCGCGTCTGTCGGCGCTGGTGGCAGAACTGTCCGCGCAGGACCCGGACTTCCGGACCTGGTGGCAGGACCATCGCGTGGCCGTCCGCAGCGCGGGGACCAAAGACCTGCGCCACCCGGTGGTCGGCGAACTCACCCTCGACTGGTCCGCGCTCACCGACACGGCCGACCCGGACCAGCAGCTCATCGCCCTGACCGCCGCGCCCGGCACTCCCTCCCATGACGGCCTGCGCGCCCTGCGCGACCTGGGCGCCGTCACGTCGGGGCCGACCGGTCCCGGCGTGCCCGGTGGCGGTGGCGAAATCGCCGGGGTCTCGGCGCGGTGA
- a CDS encoding toll/interleukin-1 receptor domain-containing protein: protein MSDAVEETEARAVEPVGAKQRDAFISYSQSKNAPLAKKLQRGLERLAVSRFRPMRMSVFRDVTSLPANHDLWQSIQLELARSRYLILLASPEAAASPWVAREVDYWLRERDTEHLLIAVASGEIVWDDRAGDFDWQKTTSLPRNLAGHFTAAPLWVDLREIGERSHHSMRYPPFRAAVATLASPLHGRPKEELEHDDFRQLRFVKRLSWSGVALLVALLVLAVYGFFDASRQREEALSQARTSASQALAARSGQLLGTSPNQAAQYALYAEETRSTPESRRALAQAVTAAPYARRRLRADADSVTDMRGASRPAATDVVLSGDGTTAAYRSVFDEDRVVRLYDVRSARQSGVVRAEGTPRALSRDGRILAMEVYLNRVQLWDTRSGRLLSTMATGHTENLPRAGHGLHALALSSDGRWVAASHYTPEGEAFAVVWRASDGREITRVPVGDARVGLGFSADGSRLTLVDRDRREVREFRTDSTRWEAARSLPGMPGSTAEALQYSEVLLFDGARKALTRTSRRAEVWDLEQRRRTAVRSLGPYEDMTVADDKGTFLLGGQDGTVRLYDAALRPGTTLGRLTRPASTIAMSADGTQVVVASYGGELNLFTTGVRRGQQVAFDEKEFTYGDLTHDGRMAVHRSEGRTEFWDPGTGRRLGVIPYANLSVNLEDTAYTLSGDKRYVGMQSVEGFEDEGRFDIWDLRTGRRTDCGTAVGGSSFSLIRRPGLSFLPGDRYVVGEWNGGVELLDTRTCTRSTVAEDSGRFALSGDRRTLVLLNDDGVDTFRWDGDHAFAQVAHTTLPSEAQPVDMSVDHEGRQAAFADMESHVYVVRLDSGERVRATGYLPDDSDVVAFSRDGRLLFQGFMTDSTRGVRVLDAGSGDQLDIWTTDPPAGSVQPNEGMQVVPGPGDDILTLGPDHRVVRRTVGVAAWHDLLCGLVSQPLPARERDRYLKDLDVADPCR from the coding sequence ATGAGCGATGCCGTGGAAGAGACCGAGGCGCGAGCGGTGGAGCCGGTCGGTGCGAAGCAGCGCGACGCCTTCATCTCGTACAGCCAGAGCAAGAACGCGCCGCTCGCGAAAAAACTCCAGCGCGGCCTGGAGCGGCTGGCCGTCTCGCGCTTCAGGCCCATGCGGATGAGCGTGTTCCGTGATGTCACCAGCCTGCCGGCCAACCACGACCTGTGGCAGTCGATCCAGCTCGAACTGGCACGCTCCCGCTATCTCATCCTGCTCGCCTCCCCGGAGGCCGCCGCCTCGCCCTGGGTGGCCAGGGAAGTCGACTACTGGCTGCGCGAGCGCGACACGGAGCACCTGCTCATCGCCGTCGCGAGCGGTGAGATCGTGTGGGACGACAGGGCCGGCGACTTCGACTGGCAGAAGACCACCTCCCTGCCGCGAAACCTGGCGGGCCACTTCACGGCCGCGCCGCTCTGGGTGGACCTCCGGGAGATCGGGGAACGGTCCCATCACTCCATGCGCTACCCACCGTTCCGTGCCGCGGTCGCCACCCTGGCATCGCCGTTGCACGGCCGTCCCAAGGAAGAGCTGGAGCACGACGACTTCCGGCAGCTCCGGTTCGTCAAACGGCTGAGCTGGTCGGGCGTCGCCCTGCTCGTGGCGCTGCTCGTCCTTGCGGTCTACGGCTTCTTCGACGCCAGCAGACAGCGCGAAGAGGCCCTGTCCCAGGCCCGTACCTCCGCTTCCCAGGCGCTCGCCGCCCGCTCCGGGCAACTGCTCGGGACCAGCCCCAACCAGGCCGCGCAGTACGCCCTGTACGCCGAGGAGACCAGGTCCACCCCGGAGTCCCGACGCGCTCTGGCCCAGGCCGTGACCGCCGCGCCGTACGCCAGACGGCGGCTGCGGGCGGACGCCGACTCCGTGACGGACATGCGGGGTGCCTCGCGTCCGGCCGCCACGGACGTCGTCCTCAGCGGGGACGGTACGACTGCGGCATACCGCTCGGTGTTCGACGAGGACCGGGTCGTGCGCCTCTACGACGTGCGTTCCGCCCGGCAGTCGGGCGTGGTGCGCGCCGAGGGCACGCCCAGGGCGCTGAGCCGTGACGGCCGGATCCTGGCCATGGAGGTCTACCTCAACCGGGTCCAACTGTGGGACACCCGGTCCGGCAGACTCCTGAGCACGATGGCCACCGGGCACACGGAGAACCTCCCCCGCGCCGGTCACGGGCTCCACGCCCTGGCACTCTCATCCGACGGACGGTGGGTGGCGGCCTCGCACTACACCCCGGAGGGTGAGGCGTTCGCGGTCGTGTGGCGCGCGTCCGACGGGCGCGAGATCACCCGCGTTCCGGTGGGCGACGCCAGGGTGGGCCTCGGCTTCTCCGCGGACGGGTCCCGGCTGACCCTGGTCGACAGGGACCGTCGGGAGGTCCGGGAGTTCCGGACGGACTCGACGCGCTGGGAGGCGGCCCGGTCCCTGCCCGGAATGCCGGGCAGCACGGCGGAAGCCCTGCAGTACAGCGAGGTTCTCCTGTTCGACGGGGCGCGCAAGGCCCTGACCCGGACGTCCAGGCGTGCCGAGGTGTGGGACCTGGAACAGCGCCGCCGCACCGCCGTCCGGTCCTTGGGGCCGTACGAGGACATGACGGTCGCCGACGACAAGGGGACCTTCCTGCTGGGCGGGCAGGACGGCACGGTCCGGCTCTACGACGCCGCGCTGCGGCCCGGTACGACACTGGGCCGGCTGACCCGGCCGGCCAGCACCATCGCCATGTCGGCCGACGGCACCCAGGTGGTCGTCGCCTCGTACGGCGGAGAGCTCAACCTCTTCACCACCGGGGTCCGACGGGGGCAGCAAGTGGCTTTCGACGAGAAAGAGTTCACCTACGGGGATCTGACCCACGACGGTCGGATGGCGGTGCACCGGTCCGAGGGGCGCACCGAGTTCTGGGATCCGGGGACGGGCCGCAGGCTCGGCGTGATTCCGTACGCCAACCTGTCGGTGAACCTGGAGGACACGGCCTACACGCTCAGCGGCGACAAGCGATACGTCGGCATGCAGAGCGTGGAGGGCTTCGAGGACGAAGGGCGGTTCGACATCTGGGACCTGCGTACCGGAAGGCGCACGGACTGCGGGACGGCCGTCGGCGGATCCTCCTTCTCGCTGATCCGCCGCCCCGGCCTGTCCTTCCTCCCGGGCGACCGGTACGTGGTCGGCGAATGGAACGGCGGCGTGGAACTGCTCGACACCCGCACCTGCACCCGCAGCACGGTGGCGGAGGACTCCGGCAGGTTCGCCCTGAGCGGGGATCGCAGGACGCTGGTTCTCCTGAACGACGACGGTGTCGACACCTTCCGCTGGGACGGCGATCACGCCTTCGCGCAGGTGGCCCACACCACCCTGCCGAGCGAGGCCCAGCCCGTGGACATGAGTGTCGACCACGAGGGCAGGCAGGCGGCCTTCGCGGACATGGAGAGCCATGTGTACGTCGTACGGCTCGACTCCGGCGAGCGCGTGCGCGCCACCGGGTACCTGCCCGACGACAGCGACGTCGTGGCGTTCAGCCGGGACGGCCGTCTGCTCTTCCAGGGGTTCATGACCGACAGCACCCGGGGGGTACGCGTCCTGGACGCCGGCAGCGGCGATCAGCTCGACATCTGGACCACCGACCCCCCGGCCGGCTCCGTGCAGCCCAACGAGGGCATGCAGGTCGTCCCCGGCCCCGGCGACGACATCCTCACGCTCGGCCCCGACCACAGGGTCGTGCGCCGCACGGTCGGTGTGGCGGCCTGGCACGACCTGTTGTGCGGCCTGGTGAGCCAGCCCCTGCCTGCCCGGGAACGGGACCGCTATCTGAAGGACCTGGACGTGGCGGATCCCTGTCGCTGA
- a CDS encoding TetR/AcrR family transcriptional regulator, giving the protein MKPEDRRVRRTRAALRKALVELVLAKGFQAITVEEITERADIGRATFYAHYRDKEDLLVGIVRDLAQDRERLLPAVRQAHAQGFTGLPVKYIFEHAAQERGVYQVILRGEGDGRALREFTELIRSHAEMAFRDRARQLGVEPRIPLGIVARAWTGELISVLGWWVENDTGYTAEQITAHLRDLSVYGRVWATGLTPVDAPGAVDLPGGRGAEPR; this is encoded by the coding sequence ATGAAGCCCGAAGACCGCCGCGTCCGGCGGACCCGCGCCGCGCTCCGCAAGGCCTTGGTCGAACTGGTGCTGGCCAAGGGGTTCCAGGCCATCACCGTCGAGGAGATCACCGAGCGGGCCGACATCGGCCGGGCCACCTTCTACGCGCACTACCGGGACAAGGAGGATCTCCTGGTCGGCATCGTCCGCGACCTCGCGCAGGACCGTGAGCGTCTGCTGCCGGCCGTTCGGCAGGCGCACGCCCAGGGCTTCACCGGTCTGCCGGTCAAGTACATCTTCGAACACGCCGCCCAGGAACGGGGCGTCTACCAGGTGATTCTGCGGGGAGAGGGTGACGGGCGGGCGCTGCGGGAGTTCACCGAACTCATCCGCTCGCACGCCGAGATGGCCTTCCGCGACCGGGCGCGGCAACTCGGCGTGGAGCCGAGGATCCCGCTCGGCATCGTCGCGCGCGCGTGGACCGGAGAACTCATCTCGGTGCTGGGCTGGTGGGTCGAGAACGACACGGGTTACACCGCCGAGCAGATCACCGCCCACCTGCGGGATCTCTCCGTCTACGGCAGGGTCTGGGCCACCGGGCTGACCCCGGTGGACGCGCCCGGAGCCGTCGACCTCCCCGGGGGGCGGGGTGCCGAACCCCGGTAG
- a CDS encoding acyl-CoA synthetase yields the protein MNLGRYVRRTAEHHPDAEAVVCGHVRLTYAELDDHSDRLAAALTGLGLSRGERVATLAANRAELVVTEVALYKAGLTRAPVNARLGDGEVAHLLRESDARVLLADAAHLDTARRAVPGSGVKAVIGYDGPADLGPGYPELLAATPREAVDVECTEDDIAVLHFTSGSTGKLKAAVQTYGNRLALLRKSVMNQATRVGPGDRQILAGPVTHASGMPLMGIFFAGGCAVVLPRWDAAEFLATVERERATHAFLVPTMVNTVLALENARDHDLSSLRHLLYGAAPMSPARVRAAWDLFGPVLSQGYGCGETTSGVLFLSTEDHRRAVEGDDEELLLSCGRPLAEAEVRIVDDGGDPVADGEIGEIAVRGPDVVPGYHNEPELTARSFRDGWFLTGDLARRRRDGYVFIVDRKKDMIISGGFNIYAVEVESVLHQHPGVFEAAVVGVPDEQWGEAVKAVVVPRAGVTLDAQELIAFCAEHLARMKKPRSVDVVAALPHNPNGKIDRRAIRDTYWSGAERRVH from the coding sequence ATGAACCTCGGGCGTTACGTACGCCGGACGGCGGAGCACCACCCGGACGCGGAGGCGGTGGTCTGCGGCCACGTCCGGTTGACGTATGCGGAACTCGACGACCACAGCGACCGGCTGGCGGCCGCGCTCACCGGGCTGGGCCTGAGCCGGGGCGAGCGCGTGGCGACGCTCGCGGCCAACCGCGCGGAGCTGGTCGTCACGGAGGTCGCCCTCTACAAGGCGGGCCTGACCCGGGCGCCGGTCAACGCCCGCCTCGGCGACGGCGAAGTCGCCCATCTGCTGCGGGAGTCGGACGCCCGTGTCCTGCTCGCCGACGCCGCCCACCTGGACACGGCGCGGCGGGCGGTGCCCGGTTCGGGCGTGAAGGCCGTCATCGGCTACGACGGTCCCGCCGACCTCGGGCCCGGCTACCCGGAGCTCCTCGCGGCCACCCCCCGCGAGGCCGTCGACGTGGAGTGCACCGAGGACGACATCGCCGTCCTGCACTTCACCTCCGGCTCCACCGGGAAGCTCAAGGCGGCCGTGCAGACCTACGGCAATCGGCTGGCCCTGCTGCGCAAGTCGGTGATGAACCAGGCCACTCGGGTCGGGCCGGGCGACCGGCAGATCCTCGCCGGACCCGTCACCCACGCCTCCGGCATGCCGCTGATGGGCATCTTCTTCGCCGGCGGATGCGCCGTCGTGCTGCCGCGCTGGGACGCCGCGGAGTTCCTCGCCACCGTGGAACGGGAGCGTGCCACCCACGCTTTCCTCGTCCCCACCATGGTCAACACGGTCCTCGCGCTGGAGAACGCCCGCGACCACGACCTCTCCAGCCTCCGCCACCTGCTCTACGGCGCCGCGCCCATGTCACCGGCCCGGGTCCGGGCGGCCTGGGACCTCTTCGGCCCCGTGCTCAGCCAGGGCTACGGATGCGGCGAGACGACCTCCGGGGTGCTGTTCCTCTCCACGGAGGACCACCGCCGCGCCGTCGAGGGCGACGACGAGGAACTGCTGCTGTCCTGCGGCCGCCCGCTGGCCGAGGCCGAGGTACGGATCGTCGACGACGGCGGCGATCCGGTGGCGGACGGCGAGATCGGCGAGATCGCGGTCCGCGGGCCCGACGTCGTTCCCGGCTACCACAACGAGCCGGAACTGACCGCGCGGAGCTTTCGCGACGGCTGGTTCCTCACCGGCGACCTGGCGCGGCGGCGCCGCGACGGTTACGTCTTCATCGTCGACCGCAAGAAGGACATGATCATCTCCGGCGGTTTCAACATCTACGCCGTCGAGGTCGAGTCCGTCCTCCACCAGCATCCGGGCGTCTTCGAGGCCGCGGTCGTGGGCGTACCCGACGAGCAGTGGGGCGAGGCGGTCAAGGCCGTCGTCGTCCCGCGGGCGGGGGTCACGCTCGACGCGCAGGAACTGATCGCCTTCTGCGCCGAGCACCTGGCGCGCATGAAGAAGCCCCGCTCCGTCGACGTCGTCGCCGCGCTTCCCCACAACCCCAACGGCAAGATCGACCGCCGCGCCATACGCGACACCTACTGGTCCGGCGCCGAGCGCCGCGTCCACTGA
- a CDS encoding serine hydrolase domain-containing protein: MTGTDSLADLVWARGFTDPAWARRHTTAGREILPSRRVWRGRGGPGDLPASPPGALDGLRVTGSYGRTLTLAELLAEAETDALLVLHRGRLVHEEYRHGYEAHVPHFNASAAKSYLGLVAATLAHEGHLDRDARVTRYVPELSGTAFGDARVDHLMHMGTRMSYAGRPYDKALEAQRYFAVLAPRLRPYGYSGPATIREHLATARATGEPGTEFRYENGNVEALAEVLRRITGLSTSALMSEMIWSRIGAEEDAYYLVDADGAEAACGGFSATARDVARLGELVRRGGAVGDRQIVPEAVTALAGSVPDGYPRRVRFPAAPADSPATLSYHDLWWILNDPYGSFMASGIHGQRLFVSPALDLVVVHYASQVVSPAVPQVPLVQAFLSIGVHLNA; encoded by the coding sequence GTGACCGGCACGGACTCACTGGCGGACCTCGTCTGGGCGCGCGGCTTCACGGACCCGGCCTGGGCGCGACGACACACGACGGCAGGCCGGGAGATCCTGCCCAGCCGTCGCGTCTGGCGCGGCCGGGGCGGCCCCGGTGACCTGCCGGCGTCGCCGCCGGGCGCCCTCGACGGCCTCCGCGTCACCGGCTCGTACGGACGTACTCTCACCCTCGCCGAACTTCTCGCAGAGGCCGAGACCGACGCCCTCCTCGTCCTGCACCGGGGCAGGCTCGTCCACGAGGAGTACCGGCACGGCTACGAGGCCCACGTCCCGCACTTCAACGCCTCGGCCGCCAAGTCCTACCTCGGTCTCGTGGCCGCGACCCTCGCCCACGAAGGACACCTCGACCGGGACGCCCGGGTCACCCGGTACGTGCCCGAACTCTCCGGCACCGCCTTCGGAGACGCCCGGGTCGACCACCTGATGCACATGGGCACGCGGATGAGCTACGCCGGCCGCCCGTACGACAAGGCCCTGGAGGCGCAGCGCTACTTCGCCGTCCTCGCCCCGCGGCTGCGCCCCTACGGCTACTCGGGGCCCGCGACCATCCGGGAACATCTCGCCACCGCCAGGGCCACGGGCGAGCCCGGCACGGAGTTCCGCTACGAGAACGGCAACGTCGAGGCGCTCGCCGAGGTACTGCGACGGATCACCGGGCTCAGCACCTCGGCGCTGATGTCCGAGATGATCTGGTCCCGGATCGGGGCGGAGGAGGACGCCTACTACCTCGTCGACGCGGACGGCGCCGAGGCGGCCTGCGGCGGCTTCAGTGCCACCGCGCGCGACGTGGCCCGCCTCGGCGAACTCGTCCGCCGCGGCGGGGCCGTGGGCGACCGCCAGATCGTGCCGGAAGCGGTGACCGCCCTGGCCGGGAGCGTCCCCGACGGCTATCCGCGGCGCGTTCGCTTCCCCGCGGCGCCGGCCGACTCGCCGGCCACCCTCTCGTACCACGACCTGTGGTGGATCCTGAACGACCCGTACGGATCCTTCATGGCCAGCGGCATCCACGGTCAGCGCCTGTTCGTCTCACCCGCCCTGGACCTGGTCGTCGTCCACTACGCCTCCCAGGTGGTCTCCCCGGCGGTCCCTCAGGTCCCCCTGGTCCAGGCCTTCCTGTCGATCGGTGTGCACCTCAACGCGTGA
- a CDS encoding LysR family transcriptional regulator → MQLDLNLLTALDALLEEGSVAGAAARLHVTAPAMSRSLGRIRKATGDQILVRTGRHMTPTTRALAMRTEVHALVQQAHHLLSAQSELDLAALERVFTVRWHDALTTTCGTALIVAVHREAPGVQLRLTAEPGDDTPELRRGEVDLASSAGPPSLPDIRHRLVGHDRLVLAVRPGHPLTEQPVTAERYAAVPHLTVSRRGRLRDRIDGVLAERGHERRVIASAPTTATALQLARDTDLVVTLPDAVTRSIRHQLGLITLPLPIELPEVPLCLLWHRRHDNDPAHTWLRETAIRILRAPFTPPATPDQ, encoded by the coding sequence ATGCAACTGGATTTGAATCTGCTCACCGCTCTGGACGCCCTGCTGGAAGAGGGCAGTGTGGCCGGGGCCGCTGCCCGCCTCCACGTGACCGCCCCGGCGATGAGCCGCTCTCTGGGCCGTATCCGCAAGGCCACCGGGGACCAGATCCTGGTCCGTACCGGACGTCACATGACGCCCACCACCCGTGCGCTTGCCATGCGCACCGAGGTCCACGCGCTCGTGCAGCAGGCCCACCACCTGCTGTCCGCCCAGTCCGAACTCGACCTGGCGGCCCTGGAGCGGGTGTTCACCGTCCGCTGGCACGATGCCCTCACCACCACCTGCGGGACCGCACTGATCGTCGCGGTGCACCGCGAGGCCCCGGGGGTGCAACTGCGGCTCACCGCCGAACCCGGCGACGACACCCCCGAGTTGCGTCGCGGCGAGGTCGACCTCGCCTCCAGTGCCGGCCCGCCGTCCCTGCCCGACATCCGTCACCGCCTCGTCGGGCACGACCGGCTCGTCCTCGCCGTCCGCCCGGGCCACCCGCTCACCGAACAGCCCGTGACCGCCGAGAGGTACGCGGCGGTCCCTCATCTGACCGTCTCCCGGCGCGGGCGCCTGCGCGACCGGATCGACGGCGTCCTGGCCGAACGCGGCCACGAGCGCCGCGTCATCGCCTCCGCCCCCACCACGGCCACCGCGCTGCAACTCGCCCGTGACACCGACCTCGTGGTCACCCTGCCCGACGCCGTCACCCGCTCGATCCGCCACCAGCTCGGCCTGATCACACTCCCGCTGCCGATCGAACTGCCCGAAGTACCCCTCTGCCTGCTCTGGCACCGGCGCCACGACAACGACCCCGCCCACACCTGGCTGCGCGAGACAGCCATCCGCATCCTCCGGGCCCCGTTCACCCCGCCGGCCACCCCCGACCAGTAG
- a CDS encoding NADPH-dependent F420 reductase, translating to MTSIGILGAGRVGTTLARTLTEAGHRVTLGRREHGAETGTPPLAGSAVRYADHATTARTADVVINATPGDSTLDRLTALRAELAGKILIDVSNATHDAADGLPGDLCHPGGSLAERLQDALPDTRVVKTLNTMLFMVMTAPGTLATPPTAYLSGNDEQAKQTVTGLLGDLGWQPGWIEDLGDITTARATEAMILVVPHIIRRNGFTPFAVSVAR from the coding sequence ATGACCAGCATCGGGATCCTGGGCGCCGGCCGCGTCGGCACCACCCTCGCCCGCACCCTCACCGAGGCGGGACACCGCGTCACCCTCGGCCGCCGCGAACACGGCGCCGAGACGGGCACGCCGCCTTTGGCGGGATCCGCCGTCCGCTACGCCGACCACGCCACCACGGCCCGCACCGCTGACGTCGTCATCAACGCCACCCCCGGCGACAGCACCCTCGACCGGCTCACCGCCCTGCGGGCCGAACTCGCCGGCAAGATCCTCATCGATGTCTCCAACGCCACCCACGACGCCGCCGACGGCCTGCCCGGCGACCTGTGCCACCCCGGCGGCAGCCTCGCCGAACGGCTCCAGGACGCTCTGCCCGACACCCGCGTCGTCAAGACCCTCAACACCATGCTGTTCATGGTCATGACCGCCCCGGGAACGCTGGCCACCCCGCCCACCGCCTATCTCTCGGGAAACGACGAGCAGGCCAAGCAGACCGTCACCGGTCTTCTCGGCGACCTGGGCTGGCAGCCCGGGTGGATCGAGGACCTCGGCGACATCACCACGGCCCGCGCCACCGAAGCCATGATCCTCGTCGTCCCCCACATCATCCGCCGCAACGGCTTCACGCCCTTCGCCGTCTCCGTTGCCCGCTGA
- a CDS encoding alpha/beta hydrolase translates to MKTDVTFRSSRLTLAGTLFLPGTPTAGRLPAVVIGHPGGGVKEQTASVYAERLAREGFAALVFDAAHQGESEGEPRGLENPFQRAEDIKSAVSFLVTRDEIDPDRIGAVGICASGGYVPYAAQTDVRIKAVATVSAVDLGSVMRDSSGPARDPRALRSMLERASAARTAEARGEPVPRQEWITEAVDAETREYYRTPRGHHPGAVQPWPVRSLDQIIQYDSYALIHLIAPRPLLMIVGSEAVTAHFSRDAIEKAAEPKELFVIDGGTHVSLYDRDEHVTPAVAKLTAFLTTHLRQGAPRVPQRQGSATSRSFR, encoded by the coding sequence ATGAAGACCGACGTCACCTTCCGCAGCAGTCGTCTCACGCTCGCCGGCACCCTCTTCCTGCCCGGCACACCGACCGCCGGCCGGCTCCCGGCCGTCGTCATCGGCCACCCCGGCGGCGGGGTCAAGGAGCAGACCGCGAGCGTCTACGCCGAGCGCCTGGCCCGGGAAGGCTTCGCCGCACTGGTCTTCGACGCCGCCCACCAGGGCGAGAGCGAAGGGGAGCCGCGCGGCCTGGAGAACCCCTTCCAACGCGCGGAGGACATCAAGTCGGCCGTGAGCTTCCTGGTCACCCGCGACGAGATCGATCCGGACCGGATCGGCGCCGTGGGCATCTGCGCCTCCGGCGGCTACGTCCCCTACGCCGCCCAGACCGACGTGCGCATCAAGGCGGTCGCCACGGTCAGCGCGGTGGACCTGGGTTCGGTGATGCGCGACAGCTCCGGCCCCGCCCGGGATCCACGGGCCCTGCGTTCCATGCTCGAACGCGCGAGCGCCGCACGCACCGCGGAGGCACGCGGCGAGCCCGTCCCCCGGCAGGAGTGGATCACCGAGGCCGTGGACGCCGAGACCCGCGAGTACTACCGCACCCCACGCGGCCACCACCCCGGCGCGGTCCAGCCCTGGCCGGTCCGCAGTCTCGACCAGATCATCCAGTACGACTCCTACGCCCTGATCCACCTCATCGCGCCCCGCCCGCTCCTGATGATCGTCGGTTCCGAGGCCGTCACGGCGCACTTCAGCCGCGATGCCATCGAGAAGGCAGCCGAGCCCAAGGAACTCTTCGTGATCGACGGCGGCACCCACGTCTCCCTCTACGACCGGGACGAGCACGTCACCCCGGCCGTCGCCAAGCTCACCGCCTTCCTCACCACCCACCTGCGGCAGGGCGCTCCTCGCGTCCCTCAGCGACAGGGATCCGCCACGTCCAGGTCCTTCAGATAG
- a CDS encoding inositol monophosphatase family protein translates to MSTAMPSGLDTTLLPAVTAAVRAAGVTLRERRTTHARGVSLEEVVGEIHANDEAVLAVLREPLLKARPGARWVEDELAGGALPPGEWWVCDPAEGNINHVHGLPDWAVTATLVRDNQPVLTVVHLPLTGDTYTATAGGGAHLNGRPLTVSAKSDLGAALVGTGQARPGESTDTFRRIGESVTAMLTAGLVVRVSVPATLQLIHVAAGRMDAFWQFSDVRSGLVAGALLVTEAGGTVTDLDGRPWTAAGRDFLAAAPRIHATALDVLSAIRPTGRPSI, encoded by the coding sequence ATGAGCACAGCCATGCCTTCCGGCCTCGACACCACGCTCCTGCCCGCGGTGACCGCCGCGGTGCGGGCCGCCGGAGTCACCCTGCGGGAGCGCCGCACGACCCACGCCCGAGGCGTGAGCCTGGAGGAGGTCGTCGGCGAGATCCACGCCAATGACGAGGCGGTCCTCGCTGTGCTGCGCGAGCCGCTGCTGAAGGCCCGTCCCGGGGCGCGCTGGGTGGAGGACGAGCTGGCGGGCGGGGCGCTCCCGCCGGGCGAGTGGTGGGTCTGCGACCCGGCGGAGGGCAACATCAACCACGTCCACGGCCTGCCCGACTGGGCCGTCACCGCCACCCTGGTGCGCGACAACCAGCCGGTCCTGACGGTCGTTCACCTCCCGCTGACCGGCGACACCTACACCGCCACCGCCGGCGGCGGCGCCCATCTCAACGGCCGTCCCCTGACCGTGTCGGCCAAGAGCGACCTGGGCGCCGCGCTGGTCGGCACCGGACAGGCCCGGCCCGGCGAGAGCACCGACACCTTCCGCCGGATCGGCGAATCGGTCACCGCCATGCTCACCGCCGGCCTCGTGGTCCGCGTGTCGGTCCCGGCCACGCTGCAGCTCATCCACGTCGCCGCCGGACGCATGGACGCCTTCTGGCAGTTCTCCGACGTCCGCTCCGGCCTGGTCGCCGGCGCCCTCCTGGTCACCGAGGCCGGAGGGACCGTCACCGACCTGGACGGCAGGCCCTGGACCGCGGCCGGCCGCGACTTCCTGGCCGCCGCACCCCGCATTCACGCCACCGCGCTCGACGTCCTCTCCGCGATCCGGCCGACAGGCCGACCGTCGATCTGA